In a genomic window of Pelecanus crispus isolate bPelCri1 chromosome 1, bPelCri1.pri, whole genome shotgun sequence:
- the TRIM13 gene encoding E3 ubiquitin-protein ligase TRIM13 yields the protein MMELLEEDLTCPICCSLFDDPRVLPCSHNFCRKCLEGILEGNVRNVLWRPSPFKCPTCRKETPVTGVNSLQVNYSLKGIVEKYNKIKVTPKMPVCKVHSGQPLNIFCRTDMQLICGVCATRGDHTKHMFCSIEEAYSQEKRAFETLFQGFETWRCGDALSRLDTLETSKRKALQMLTKDSDKVKEFFEKLQHTLEQKRNEILSDFETMKLAVMQAYDPEINKLNTILQEQRMAFNIAEAFKDVSEPIVFLQQMQEFREKIKVLKETPLPCSSVDISPTMKSFDTSQWNGIKLVDVDKLSLPQENNTLKFKIPSVFSRRFIVTSLICLLILAVTRMSFVESVVDNLQCWKSQFFTISLSYLADTVEIADHAVFYWEQMTDGASLLREKCKNYTLVVLDNVAQFVCKYKLL from the coding sequence ATGATGGAGCTCCTAGAGGAAGATCTCACCTGCCCCATTTGCTGTAGCCTGTTTGATGATCCTCGTGTCCTGCCCTGTTCACACAATTTCTGCAGAAAGTGTCTGGAAGGAATTCTTGAGGGAAACGTGCGGAATGTGCTTTGGAGGCCATCCCCTTTCAAATGCCCCACGTGCAGGAAGGAAACTCCCGTTACTGGAGTCAACAGCTTGCAAGTCAACTATTCCCTGAAAGGTATCGTGGAGAAGTATAACAAAATCAAAGTAACTCCGAAAATGCCTGTGTGCAAAGTGCACAGCGGGCAACCCCTTAACATTTTTTGCCGGACAGACATGCAGCTCATCTGTGGGGTTTGTGCCACCCGTGGCGACCACACAAAGCACATGTTCTGTTCTATCGAAGAAGCCTATTCCCAGGAGAAGCGGGCTTTTGAAACCCTGTTTCAGGGCTTTGAAACTTGGCGTTGCGGAGATGCCCTCTCGCGGCTGGATACCTTAGAAACCAGTAAGAGGAAAGCTCTGCAGATGCTGACCAAAGATTCTGACAAAGTGAAGGAGTTCTTTGAGAAGCTGCAGCACACGCTGGAGCAGAAACGAAATGAGATTCTCTCTGACTTTGAGACCATGAAGCTTGCAGTGATGCAGGCCTACGATCCAGAAATCAATAAACTGAACACAATTCTGCAAGAACAACGGATGGCTTTTAACATCGCAGAGGCCTTCAAAGATGTGTCTGAACCCATTGTATTTTTGCAACAGATGCAGGAGTTCAGGGAAAAAATCAAGGTGCTCAAAGAAACCCCTTTACCTTGTTCCAGTGTGGACATCAGCCCTACAATGAAGAGCTTTGATACCAGCCAGTGGAATGGAATAAAACTAGTTGATGTGGACAAACTTTCCTTGCCTCAGGAAAACAACACTCTTAAATTCAAGATTCCCTCAGTCTTTTCACGCAGATTTATAGTGACCTCTCTCATTTGCCTGCTTATTCTTGCTGTCACCAGAATGTCCTTTGTGGAGTCAGTCGTTGACAATCTCCAGTGCTGGAAATCTCAATTCTTTACAATTAGCTTGTCCTATTTGGCAGATACAGTGGAGATAGCAGATCATGCAGTCTTTTACTGGGAACAGATGACAGATGGAGCTTCACTTCTAAGAGAAAAGTGTAAAAACTATACGTTGGTTGTACTGGATAATGTTGCACAGTTTGTGTGCAAATATAAACTGttgtga